A window of the Methanobrevibacter sp. genome harbors these coding sequences:
- a CDS encoding SseB family protein encodes MDERVENPELKEIMKTAPEDMSEEQLEAFVDAFMDATFIIPAELNSDAEALIDKTDEEIALDEEIDLEVMRLEDEDGNVLFPIYTDDDEIEKLADEEDFDVYGLVISAEDLAILLSETEEDEFDGLVINPFHENAIELPLEAIFELFDFEECDDPDCDDPSHNH; translated from the coding sequence ATGGATGAAAGAGTTGAAAATCCAGAATTAAAGGAAATCATGAAAACCGCACCTGAAGATATGAGCGAAGAGCAATTGGAAGCGTTTGTAGATGCTTTTATGGATGCAACATTTATCATTCCAGCTGAATTGAATTCAGATGCCGAAGCCCTCATCGACAAAACCGATGAGGAAATAGCTTTGGATGAGGAAATAGACCTTGAAGTCATGAGACTTGAAGATGAGGATGGAAACGTATTGTTCCCAATTTACACAGATGATGATGAGATTGAAAAATTGGCTGATGAAGAGGATTTCGATGTTTATGGTTTGGTCATTTCAGCGGAAGACCTTGCAATTCTGTTGTCTGAAACAGAAGAGGATGAGTTTGATGGGCTTGTCATAAATCCTTTCCATGAAAATGCCATAGAACTTCCTTTGGAAGCCATCTTCGAACTTTTTGATTTTGAGGAATGTGATGATCCTGATTGTGATGACCCAAGTCATAATCACTAA